In the Drosophila willistoni isolate 14030-0811.24 chromosome 3R, UCI_dwil_1.1, whole genome shotgun sequence genome, AGGCGAGACTGAAGTTATTAGCCCGCAACACCtcgtccttttttttttgcctttcctTTTTGATAGAACGCCGCATTTAGAGGCTGTCGCTAAGAGCAAACATTCCATGCAATTTAAATAATGTTTATATTCTTCTTCTACAAACAATCTTTTAATAGGGTGCAATTTTCATCAGATTTgagttaaaatttaaataaaatcgcTTTTTCAAATTCTAGGATAAACTTTTCATGAAAATTGTAagcttttaataatttaaccTTATTCAAAGTTGATCTTGATGCAACACATTCCTTTTCTAATGATTGTAAATTCTCATTCTTAATGATATGAATGAATATTGTACATTTTAATATGATTGACCTTCGTGGTTACGCCACTTGACGATGTGGGTCATATTTAGAGtacaaagaagaagaagaaaaaacactataaacaataaatttgcaagccaaatgaaataaaaaaaaaaaaaattgcgcGAAATATAAGCAAGTGACCCAGAATTAATTAAAACGACCAATTTACCAAGGAAAACAAATGATTTCATTTAACAtagaaatgtaaaaaaaaacgccaCTAGGGTCATTGAcctattttaaattgtttttatagttTTGATACCCATTGAAAGTATGGAAAAGGTATATACATTCGATATATTAGTTGTTGACTTAATAACTAATTCAGAATATGTAGAACTTACTTCTGGTGGATCCCAAACGCATTCGCCAGTTGTTAAATTGGCATACATATGCTCCTTGGTGCGTGGTTCGATAATTTCTACCCATTCTATTCTGTAATGTggaaaagaacaaataatCAAGACCAAAACGGCAAATAGAGTTGGTAGATaaagcgaaagagagagagagagcaaagagaatatacataaataagaCATAAAACGGTGAGATTgtttctaaatttaaaaaaaacagaaaaaaaagagcaacagcaacccGAAAACCAAACAAGAAGAAGCATTTCAGGAATGCTATCTCCACCGCTGCctctcacacatacatatatatgtgtgaaTACCAggagcaaaaacaacaacaacaaccggaACTATAAGCTTCATTCAatgtttcatttcattcattcaattcAAAATCTTAGccaatcttaaacaaatttgcTTGCTGCTTAGTGCGTAAGCATGGTTCTCTCTTTCaaatgagagaaagagaaggagagagagagggttttttttttggggctcGTCACCAAACATTTTCCGGTTTTTCCttatttgaaaattgcaatccttaacacacacacacacacacacatttaagAGTAAGAGAGAACCAGAGGAAGAGAGAGCTAGTCGGCCATAGAAGAGGGTGTTTCTCGCTCTTTCTCTGTCGCTCCTTTGGCAGGCAAATGCTTGTTGCCGCGCCTTGCAAGAAAATCGATTTTATTAGcttgaaaacaaaacacaaaaaacacaactaaaaatgcataaattttgTTGCCAAACTAAAATGCCACAGAGAAAATGCATGAGAGTGTGCCTCACGCACACGCATGGACACagacgcacacatacacacacacacacaggcacacacaaGCCGCCAGACTCTCCCTCAACACGCAGCTGTCAAAGGCGGCGGTGACtcctttctctctcgctcgctctctctctcataaACCCCCTCCTCCCACTCATTGCATTGAggttttccttcttttttttgcattcAAGAAAgtctattttttgttgttgttgttgttgctgctgctgttgcgttGCTTAAACAATTTGTGTTcacaaaatatttcaacattttgctgctgcttggttttgttgttgttgttgctattgctgttgctgtaaCGGCACACACCTTTCACAACTTGAACTCATTTTCTTCTTTCCTCTTTATTACACTTGGCTAGCGCTGTTTTGGGGTGCTGGGCCAAGAGGGTGGGGGCGTGTGTGTTTTCTcttgctgccgccgccgcctgccTCCCGTATtcacgtatatatgtatatctttcACTTAAATTTCGCTGCAAATTTTCTTTgcctaatttttttttcgttacaatttcaattgaattgatttttcttcttcgtttttttgtaCACACACTCTCGCACTCGCACTCCTTTTTCTTGCCCCTGCTGCTTCGACCAGCCTGCTCATATGcgtgcaattgttgttgttgtagttgcacTTTCACATTTATAACAGGCCATATTTACGATTGGATTTTCGTTTATTTAAAGACATTGGCatttttcttaattatttcaattatttatccAATATTGTTGCActtgaatttcaatttgaacaaattaacaaaaataattcGAATGCGTCGCCGACAATTCTTAACTCTCAATCTATCCCGCTCGCGTTTTCACAattgtttgttatttattgtttactgtGTGCGGTCCACTTTAAATCGGTCTAAAACTaatgattattattaatttgtttaacttAATTTTGCGCAAAAGATATTAAACATTGACCGACACACATCCGCATCCGCGCACCttcaaaccaaaaacaacaatattcCAATTCGCCGCCAGCTGCTGATTCGCCCAGACATCATCAATATTCGCTCAGCCATAGTGAATTCGCTTAGCTAAATAGAATATGTTCGCCAAGCCATATTTAAGTGTTGGAAATGTTTCCAGGAAacgtttgttttattttctggtATTTTGTGGTGCTCTGGTATTTTCTAGATTTTTTTCTcccaaaaatttgtgtttgaaAAATGGCTGAAAAATTCAAAAGCCAATTTTTAACGGACAAATTTAGTTACTAATTAGAATTTCCCCCTTAAcgttattaattttaattgttttctttgtttcagTTCAAGAACGTTCCCAATTCAGAATTAGTCGGgaatacattttaaattttcatttataattaattatcaAAAATAGTTTCTATTTTTCATTGACTCATTTTGCTCTTACAATTCTAGGCAGCTTCTGCATATGAAATCCGAAATCGAACACTACATCGCATCggaatgaatttaaatttcaaggaCTATTGTTGTTTGTGGaataacaaataattaaattcaataacAATCTGAAATCAGGTTCTCATCATCACGCTTGATTGCTATTAAAATATCATCTAGCAGTGACACAAAATTCTCCTTGCACTCGGCCCATTCCGCCTGGGTCTTAAGCAGTTGCTCCAAATCAATTTTCTTGACTTCCGTCAGCCATTCGCTAGTAGGAATAGCAAATTGCTTGTAGTAAAATTCATCGATGTGGCGCTTTTCAACAGGAGTCTCGCTATCATTTATATGCATTTGAGTTTCGAAAGCTTTCTCAAGAAGTTGAACATCGCGCGAATTGAGAATGGTTTCAATAACCTCATCCGCTTGATCAGTATTTATGGGGGTCGGCGTGTTATATATGGATGAATCTTCTTGGCTACTTGACGACGTTTCGTTGTTAAAGCTAAATGAGGTATCCACATCATTTGAAGGCTGCGGCTGTGGGGATCTTAGAGCAAGTTCATTCAATAGACCCTCgtattttttcatcttttgattaaatgttttttgacCTGCTACTACAACATTTAAGACCTCCATGGCATATTCTTCTCTGAGACATTTAAGGACAATGCCCCAATAACCATATTGTTGAACTTCAGTGAAAATCTTTGCTATGCGCAGGCGAACTTCTTTCTCAGTGAGAGTGACAATCTTTTTGTGCTCCTTTGAGAATGTAACAGTTGGAAAAACACCATCAATCATTCCTTGATTTTCAAATTGTCGCTGAAACTCCATTTTCCAGAAGCGCAATGCATTTATCTTAACCTCCCAATGGTGGTCGCCGACCACACAGTAGTTAAGAGTGGAGAACAatgtgtttttgtatttagGCGGAATTTTGCGATGCTCATAGATCATAGTCAGGGTAACAATGGCTTCGGTACGAACAATGTCGTCGTTCTCTCGATACAAAACATATAATAGATGGTCCTAAAGATAGTAAAAATTGATATTTCAATCATACCCATGGTATATAAAAGAATACTACAAGCTTACCACCATATCCATTTGACTAAGACCGTGCTCCCACAATGCATTGATAGACACCATTTTGGCAAGGCACTTAAAAGCTGAAGCCCGTACATAAGACTCTGAATCATTCTTTGCCATCTCATATACAATTGGGGGTATCTTAGCATCAATGAGAAATTGTTGAAAAGCAGGAAATTCTGGAAATGTTTTTTGAtaatacaaaattaattgcTTGCAGAGTGTGATTAAACTTACTGCTCCGCGATATACTAGCTATTGATGTGGTCAGTTCCAAGGTAGTATCACGCACTTCCCAAGTAGTGTCGTGCATTCGCTTCACTATAATGGGTCCCAAGCAAACCAATGCGGAGCCTTGAAGATTATCCACCAGTAAAGCCATATTTGGCGACAGAAAATGCTCCACAGCCAACTGAACCAATTTGAGGGCTTGAACCGTACACCGGGCATCCATATTAGTATTTTCCAACACAAAGGCCAGACAATTGACCAAGCCAATGGTCTCTACCGACTCCTTCCACGTAATCTTAAAGTGCTCGATAAGTGTGCGTAGTCCTACCATTACGGAATGCAAAACTTTGGGATCCGAGATAACAAGTTCAGTGCCTCGCGGATACATATCCAAGTATGAGCTGCTTGTACTGCTCACGCTGTGACAATCATCGGATTCCATGCGATTTGTCGATGTTAATGCAACAACTTCGCGTAATACATAAAGTAAACTTTGACACACTGTTACCGCCTGCTCTCGATCGAGGACATGCTTCAGTGATAGTATACTATGTATACACTTGTTGGCCAAATCTGGCGAAATATGGCTATTCAATGCTCCATCTGGCGTGAAGAAGGCATCCCGCATGTTGTAGCACACTCGTAAAGTCTGTTCGCAAGACATTTCCAACAGTTTCATAATGTAGGTATCAAACAGATCTGCTTTCGATTCTTCACCCAAAATCCTTGCATATTTCATCGAGAAGAGCAGCGGCAACATATGGAAGCATATCAATTGATTCTCAATGGCCAC is a window encoding:
- the LOC6651180 gene encoding uncharacterized protein LOC6651180; protein product: MQKQEEILTRLKKIFEIFLHDNFTTTNNVYFEKLITHLQAEDNAFVMHAPFVIEWVDRCITLVTEDINKVHPKVISFMLNLASFLASNEWMLIKLRELDIMHRVVAFLQSNERHHFNPSIKLGGTRVMKAVSNYSMGLAFLRMQRAWTLLIQYSNNDHTLYVVREARKLLYEMLYKFCDKFHDQAVTLEILSEIMKPIHDNLYESTDNMERIHISVDDHDILHKISSTLDLLTYILQQSLVLEHRTKLIALLKEHHNLDFTLWKLSDMTHNTYFMEKILTSLSSYYFASLVHEKLLNPDATEPVEQFTEFGSSLFNVMKFCINRVDGLNFVKMAEINHLLWKKLGTRAPKEVMIENERVAIENQLICFHMLPLLFSMKYARILGEESKADLFDTYIMKLLEMSCEQTLRVCYNMRDAFFTPDGALNSHISPDLANKCIHSILSLKHVLDREQAVTVCQSLLYVLREVVALTSTNRMESDDCHSVSSTSSSYLDMYPRGTELVISDPKVLHSVMVGLRTLIEHFKITWKESVETIGLVNCLAFVLENTNMDARCTVQALKLVQLAVEHFLSPNMALLVDNLQGSALVCLGPIIVKRMHDTTWEVRDTTLELTTSIASISRSKFPAFQQFLIDAKIPPIVYEMAKNDSESYVRASAFKCLAKMVSINALWEHGLSQMDMVDHLLYVLYRENDDIVRTEAIVTLTMIYEHRKIPPKYKNTLFSTLNYCVVGDHHWEVKINALRFWKMEFQRQFENQGMIDGVFPTVTFSKEHKKIVTLTEKEVRLRIAKIFTEVQQYGYWGIVLKCLREEYAMEVLNVVVAGQKTFNQKMKKYEGLLNELALRSPQPQPSNDVDTSFSFNNETSSSSQEDSSIYNTPTPINTDQADEVIETILNSRDVQLLEKAFETQMHINDSETPVEKRHIDEFYYKQFAIPTSEWLTEVKKIDLEQLLKTQAEWAECKENFVSLLDDILIAIKRDDENLISDCY